CAGAGTACACCTGTAAACTCTGAGgtgtttaaaacaaaattcattTCAATAACAACCCATGTCATAAAAAGATACCCTTTACTCCAATCCTCCAGGTTTATTCCCATGACCTCAAGACACAATGCCCATTTCTTTGTGGATTCTGGAATCCATGACAAATCTTGGCGCCATTACTGGTTGAAAAAGCATGTTTTGGGATATCTATAGATATCTTACGGTCAGAgcccaaaagaaaaaaatatatattattataaatccATCTTTGCTTGCAAAAATCCAAAAGCAAAACATTCAATTATTCCCCAATATACTCAATTATGTCCTAGGGCACTCTTCCACTATCCTTAtaagatgtatttttttatgacaaaatacaagcaaccatcaactaaGGCACAACCACGAGAGATGAGAGATCAGAtggcaaagcactgttgggtGTTTCACTTTGGCACGCTGTAGAAACTTAAAATTAGGGGGGATGAGTATAGGTTTGTGGTCTCTTTTTTGTAGATATTGCTAAAAAATACCCTcgggtcaatgggttaaacaagcaaaatattTGAACCAGAATGGACCACAAATTGAACAATTATGTCGAGTCCCTTGATGAGATCTAGATACCAGAAAAAATACTAGATAATCTGGAAAAAAGACATGGGGTTCATGTGGGGGTTTAGAGTACTTTCGAACAAGAATCTGTtctgagggggtggggaaatTGACTCTAGGACTTCCCCCCATCCTGGGGATTTGGGGACTAGTGAATATTGTCATAAATTtactttgcaaaagtcatGTCAGTTTCTGGTTTGAGACTCTTTACCTTCTGAAGCAATAAATATTATGTATTAGTGTGTGGCAAGCAGCATGGCgaaaaatgtgtgaaaacGGATATGAATGATAACTAACGCCAATGATGAAGATAATTATTTATATTCTTTCTTTTAgtaactgttatcttcatagtttgtgtgtgtgttagtATCCGTAGGATAAACATCTGCCGAAAGCAGATGCATATCATTatttacagccaaattcgttgttgtgcGACCACgacgaatccaaaatccttgtctcgtttgggaatagcgcgtagtcagacaaTAGCTTTGGggtggtttgtctggtttttattgtttggtttgattgactatgcgctattcccaaacgaagaaagATTCTGGGAGGTCGCGTAACAACGATTTTGGCTATAATGGCTATTCGCAAAGGCTGGGCAAACTAACAAAAAGAAACTCGAGGCACACTTGGAAAAAATCGAGCGAACTAACCTCAGAGGAGATATTGTAAAAAACAAGAGCAGCTCCATAAATACATAACAACAGAGGATAACACAAGCACAGAGATAACGTAATCACAGACAAATACTATCCCAGAATcagtaaaaatagtaaaaggTAGTAGATTATACCAACCTTCTCACCAAGCGactcgtccgccattttgatctttttttatgaaacacacaggcagcccaacaAGGATTCCTCTTATGACCAATATGTCAGACGGGACTCCTGTGGATACCTCACGGCGACGAAGAGGTTGAGACTCAACTCTTCCTCcagtttcttctttttctgttCTGCGGTCTTTTACATTTTCTCTTTCGCGATTCAGACGCATCAACAaagaaaatcaataaaatcaaCCGTCCTCTAGTACCAACAAAAGGGTGAACAGGAGTCGAACTCATCTCGTCTTATGATCAGAGTGGGATCCAGACCCCTCTGTGGACACCCGCCTGCAAAGTAGTTATCAATAAAGACGCTTCTGTATGAAAACGAGGCTCTCTGTACAGGGCATGCTGGAGTGACTCTGCCaaatctttaataagacttctttagGGCAGATTTAAAAATGATCTTATTTATTAATCTGGTAAACAAAGCCGACTATTTGGGTATttagattttgtttttggcaaTACAGATGTCTTTCACGCTTGCAAAACGTTCAAGAGTTTTTCAATACTTCACTGCGCACGAGGTGAACCTTGGACCATAAGCTCATAAGTTTTACGGCCCTTGAATATGTCGCCGCCCTTTGAAAAGTGCATACGTGGATGCGCTAGTTTGCTGGCTAGGAAACTGGCAAACCAGCATATCCGCGAGAGGTCTTCGTGGGACTCGATATATCCACGGTGCGTACGGTCCTCTCAGGCCCCATGATCCTAGTTATTCGCACTATTTATCAGTTTTCAAAGATGTTTCAAATTTAAAGAGCTAGATTCTATATGCTAATAACAAGCCAGATAAACATTAAAATCTGCTGTCGAGAGGATTTCGACAATTAGCTCGCAATCTTTGTACAGTGCGCGAtatctgtctggtgaagtctgtatcAGTGAGCCCTATCTGTCTTAaaaagtctgtacagtgtgcgctatctgtctggtgaagtctgtacagtgtgcgctgtctgtctggtgaagtctgtacagtgcgcgctgtctgtctggtgaagtctgtacagtgtgcgctgtctgtctggtgaagtctgtatagtgcgcgctgtctgtctggtggtctgtacagtgcgcactatctgtttggtgaagtctgtacagtgtgcgctatctgtctggtgaagtctgtacagtgtgcgctgtctgtctggtgaagtctgtacagtgtgcgctgtctgtctggtgaagtctgtatagtgcgcgctgtctgtctggtggtctgtacagtgtgcgctATCTGTCTGGTGTGTACAGTGCgtgctgtctgtctggtgaagtctgtaaaGTGCGCGCTATtcgtctggtgaagtctgtaccgTGTGCGTTGTCTGTCttgtgaagtctgtacagtgtgctCTATCTGTCTTGTAAAGTCTGTACATGCCTGTTTGGTAAAAcctggtggagtctgtacagtgcgtgCTGTCTATTGTTGCTGTAGCCTGTACAATGCGCGGTGTCTTGCCTAGTGAACAATGTCTTGTAAGTGAAGCGCGCTGAGTTCTAGGAAGCCGGTACAAAGCACTCTTTTTAAGGcaatgtctgtacagtgaacGCTGTGTGTAAAACTCAATACTTTTACcctaagaacaaaaaaaaaaattaagatcTGAAATGCAAGAGAAAAAGAGATTATGCTGAAAGAAAATCCAGAAGTCTGCACGCAAATCATCATAGTAGGAGAAACAGGGCAGCTGAGTATGAAAGAGTGGAAATATTGTCTTATAATCTAAGACAGATCTTTAGAATTAGCTGGCTGAAATTCGATTAACACTTTTAACCTTAAGAGAATTGAGCTAAATATGAAAATTAAGATCTAAATTATAGGAATTGTCTATTACCTAAAATATAGGAATTTCTCAAAAATAGGCCCTGCCCTGAGAAACCACGTTACTCTCTGAGTAACAAATTAAGGTAAAATAGACGCCCGTCATACCAGAGAGAAATAGCTGCGCCCGTCATACCAGAAAGAAATGAACACTTTTTTTGCtcttattttgccgctaaaataAAGAGTGTGCGCGAGTTtgcacccaaaaagtcacattcTTTCCTCGACTTTTCCTGTTGATATGGATTGTTTCCTTTTATCGTACTTTTCTGTATATAACCTGGAgtcaccacaatcatcatcatcatcatcatcatcatcatcatcatcatcatcatcatcatcatcatcatcatcatcatcatcatcatcatcatcgtagTTATGCATGTGTTTTTGCGTGTGCTTTCAGGGATCCAGATTGGGTAAAGCACAGGCCTCATTGACGGATTAGCTCGCTCTATTGCAATTATAATATTTAAAGGTTAAAGGACTAAAATGAATTCCCAATTCCAAGTATAAGTTTACAAAATAGACCCTTACAAACTTCTTTTATTCCAAGTCATGAAAACATTTGACACATTCGAGATCACTGTAATTTACAGTGTATTTAAGTATAAAATTATTTGTACTCGCGCTTCTGAAGTCCCAGTGTTTGTTCTTGGATAGGCTCTTTGAGCACATTCTAATTTGGCTTAGCTGTATAACTTCTTTGCACTGTCAGAACCGCCTTCTATTGTGTCCTTTGTCTAGTGGCATGGAAGATCCAATAAATTTTCGTGTTTTATCATGTTTTGTTGTCTTTACAATCATGGCGCACAAGTTCAAAGCTCAAAGGCTAGTGCAGGCTGATGAGGTCAATACCGCTCAGGCAATCTAAACGTTTGCCCGACAGACGTAATGCTTATAACAGTAAAGATAAGCAAAGATTTGATTGTTTGGAGCTCAGCTTTTAAGCAATGCCTTAATCTATATTTTATGGTTTCTGTCCTGAGTAAATCATTAGGTGTGTCTTCAGGGCTCCAGATAGGGTGAAGCActtgccacattcatcacatttgtaTGGTTTCTATCCTGAATGAATCATTAGGTGCGTCTTCAGAGTTGTTTTTCGGGTAAAGCActtgccacattcatcacatttgaATGGTTTCTGTCCAGAGTGAATTCTTAGGTGTCTATTTAGGTCTGCATGTCGGGTAAAGCCTTTGTCACACACATTACATTTGTATGGTTTTTGTCCTGAGTGCGTCATTAAGTGTATTTTCACTTCTCCAGATTGGATAAAGCActtgccacattcatcacatttgtaTGGTTTCTGTCCTGAGTGAATTCTTAGGTGTATATTCAGGTCTGCATTTTGGATAAAGCATttgccacattcatcacatttgtatggtttccgtCCTGAGTGAATCCTTAGGTGCCTCTTCAGGGCCCCAGATTGGTTAAAGGACTTCCCACATGCATCACATTTGCATGGTTTCTGTCCTGTGTGAATCCTTAGGTGTGTTTTCAGGTTTGCAGATTGGTTGAAGCActtgccacattcatcacatttgtaTGGTTTTTCTCCTGAGTGAATCATTAGGTGTGCCTTCAGGTGTGTTTTTCGGGTAAAGCATTTGCCACATACATCGCATTCATATGGTTTCTGTCCTGTGTGAATCCTAAGGTGTGTTTTAAGGGCTCCCAAATGGGTAAAGCACTTGTCACACACATTACATTTGTATGGCTTTTGTCCTGAGTGCGTCATTAAGTGTATTTTCACTTCTCCAGATTGGTTAAAGCActtgccacattcatcacatttgtaTGGTTTCTGTCCTGAGTGAATTCTTAGGTGTATCTTCAGGTCTGCATTTTGGATAAAGCATTTGCCACACACATCACATTTGTATGGTTTTTCTCCTGAGTGAATCATTAGGTGTCTCTTCAGAGTTGTTTTTCGGGTGAAGCActtgccacattcatcacatttgtaTGGTTTCTGTCCTGAGTGAATCCTTAGGTGTATCTTCAGGTCTGCATTTTGGATAAAGCATTTGCCACACACATCACATTTGTATGGTTTTTCTCCTGAGTGAATCATTAGGTGTCTCTTCAGAGTTGTTTTTCGGGTAAAGCActtgccacattcatcacatttgtaTGGTTTCTGTCCTAAGTGAATCCTTAGGTGACTCCCCAGGGCTCCAGATTGGGTAAAACCCatgccacattcatcacattcatatggtttctcagataaaTTCAATGCTTTTGATGCTTCCTCTGCAATATTTTTCAAATCGAATAGTTCTGGCTCAACTTTTATTTCCTGCTTGCAGATCAAATCTTGGCTTTCATTAAAAGGTTGCTTTAAATGTTTCTTCTCCGACATGATTTTCTCTTGAATTTTCTCTCCCATAAGAATTTTTCAATTGTTTTGAATGCAATAAATAAGGCACTTCTCTTCCGGTTCctgaaaaagataaaaaacatttcttacaTTTGGTACTAATAaactttggaaaaaaatattaccaaATCATAGCACAAAAAAGCAGGAAACATTGCAAGCCTGGTTTTAAGCACCTCAGAGTTTACAGGGGTAGTCAGTTTGTACAACTTTTGTGTGGATTCTGGAATCCATGACAAATCTTGCCCTTGAATCCAAAATCCAATGGATTAGCAGTGTTACTGTAAAATGTTTCCTATAGAGAGTTTTTTGTATTCCCTGTCAATTCCCTGTCTTTTACACGGAACAGTTGTGTTTATCCTACAGGCTTCGGAGAATCGCCCGGGTTGAAAATAGGAGCTTTTATCGGGATGTTTACAACTCTTGATCGATGAAGCAACAGCAGAACAATGAAAAAATTCGAAAGTGTGTGAGGATTAGCACGATTCATACTTCCCGGCCTCGGTAGGATGAGGAAAATTTTTCACAGCTAGTTAAAATccttattttactttaaagctaATTATCAAAGATTGTTGAGGCAAATTAGATATTATTCTATTCACATTTTGACGCGCCAGTGAGTGATTGCTAACATCTGTTGGCACTTATTTCTTACTTTAAACATTTTAGCGAGCTATGTTGATTGCTGATTTTGCACTTCTTCATgtatttgtttacttttttgaatgtTTATTGGAGTTTTATAGAATGAATAGATGCAAAGAAATTGCATAATatcggaagtgacgtcacggacAAGCATGTGTGACAATTGATTTAGCCGTTAGTGGGGCCGATAAGGACTAGTGATGGCTGGAAATACACCCTACCCACTATCcttatagctgtattttcTATTACGCTGATATGTTGTAATtaaagtacaaaaaaaaatacaaaataaaaattcagGATTCATAAAAACAGAGAAATTAAGGCCATAATTTGTGAAATCTTTGTGAGCCGTGAGATATTGAATTTATCTTGCGAGATTCTAAACCTTAAAATTGTGAAACGTGATATCTAGTCTAGACTATTAAAAATAGTTGTTTGGCCTCATACATACTCCTAGATTTCATGTTTGGCATTGTTTATTCATATGCCTATATATCTTAGAGCAGACAGCTTGATGAGACTCTTTCTTTCAAATACCATAGTTCTTACATCTGCTCGTGTATCTGAAGAATTATTGGAATCATATCAAAATTAAGATACTACACGTCACTCTCTCAACTTAAAACCACCTGCTACAGCCTTATACTGTATACTAATAAATATCTTACACAGCTTGGGGGAGTGTGTATAAGACCCATAttcaaaaattacaaaaaaacaaaatcacaTTATTAGAAATATTCTTTGCAAAGACCTTTGCTTCAGAGAATGACAGCACTCTCATTCTGTTAAATATTCTAGACATTCATACGGTAAATAACATTTATCATCTGAATGCACTAAAATTTACCCATATGTGGAATAAAAATCTACTTCCAAACATTTTTAACAGTCATTATGCCAGTTATGCTACAAACCAAAACCTATAGAGATAGAGAAAAGCAAACTATATCATACATGGAATCGATACTCTGGCAAGATATACCGCCTGATCTAATAAACAAAAGTGTTTTTAAATTCTATAAAGAAATTAAGCTTTCTTACTCTCTGAACAGCTCAAACAAGCTTCATCCATCTAGACAAGTATAGTAATACAAGTAATTCATAAGCTTCAGTCTAAAAATGTCTATGTAATAGTCTGTTTTCCTGTGTTCTTAATTCAAAGTAGACTCTAGTTTCTTTTTCTATATTCTGTTCACAAAAGAACTGGGGGCCAACCCTGAAAACCGCTTTGGTTAACTTACCCAGCAGGCCTAGTAATTAAAGTAAATATTTGTTACAGGCATAtgcccaggattggctgagggggtgcacagtctcGGTATCtaatggaaaaagcatagtatttgaaggttccttaaaaagaaatgacacTCTTTTTGGCCATCAAGGGGGGTTGCATGCACCCtgggcatccccctgtgtacacgccTGTGTTACTAGTATTTGTTGTTGCGTGATTTTACTTAATGTGAATAAATAAAGATATATACATCCTTAACAGCATATGCCCTAATACCCATTTAGAGGAcctttttctcttaggtagctcaCCCTAGCTCACAGTGGCACTCAATTTTCCATcattagagcggaccttccaaaccccctggctacgggcctgctaGATaatttttaagacacaaaaaTAGCTTAGCTCAAATAAATCACCCTGCTAGAAGAGATTTTCtcttgtttgtttatgttaTAACAGTTTTATGTACTTATCcgtttttatttgtgtgtGAGTGTTAGTGTCCGTAGGAAAAAACATCTGCCGAAAGCAGATGCATATCATTATTATACGGGCGATTCGCAAAGGCAGGGCAAACTAACAAAAAGAAACTCGGGGCACACTTGGGAAGAAATCGTGCGAACTAACCTCAGAGGAGAGATTGTCAAAAGGGAGAGCAGCTCCATAAATACATAACAACAGAGTACTAGAGGATAACACAACCACAGAGAAAACGTAATCACAGACAAATACTATCCCAGAATCAGTAAAATTGGTAAAAGGGAGTAGATTATACCAACCTTTTCGCCACGCGtctcgtccgccattttgatctcttttgtgaaacacacaggaagcccaacaaGGATTCCTCTTTTGACCAAAATGTCAGACGGGACTCCTGTGGAAACCTCACAGCGGCGAAGAGGTTGAGACTCAAACTCTTCTAGttcttcttttttctgttGTGTTGGCTTTTTCGTTACTCTTTCTCGATTGAGTCACATTAAGATTGATGTTTTCTCCAGCAACAGCAACCCGGGCACATTAAAAGAAAGGACGCATGGCGgagaacaaaaaatagagagcgtgcactgtacagacgTCACCAGAAtagcgtgcactgtacagacttcaccagacgaatagcgcgcactgtacagacttcaccagaatagcgcgcactgtacagacttcaccagacgaATAGCGCGCACTGTACGGACATCGCCAGGCAGACAGCGCACAGTACAGGCTTAACCGGAACAGATAGCCTTTACCAGAGAGAGCGAACACTttacagacttcaccaaaaagacagcgcacactgtacagaattcaccagacagacagcgcgcattGTACAGACTTTACCAGACAAACAGTGGGCACTGCACAGaattcaccagacagacagcgcgcacagTACAGACTTTACTAGACAGTGAGCTCTGCACAGaattcaccagacagacagcgcgcactgtacagacttcacaaGACGGACAGCGCGAACTAGAGAGAATGCACTAGTATGGTGGCCGAGGGTTgccactgaaaaaaaaaatcatataaatataaatgttatttcatttcattttacttttacttgtatttttttccattttattcACTTTTAATTTACTTTCacttttacttttgtttttcaatttgCTTTTACTTTTcacttttaattttgtttcactttagcttttaattttattttactttcga
The DNA window shown above is from Nematostella vectensis chromosome 15, jaNemVect1.1, whole genome shotgun sequence and carries:
- the LOC116610289 gene encoding zinc finger protein 501-like, which translates into the protein MGEKIQEKIMSEKKHLKQPFNESQDLICKQEIKVEPELFDLKNIAEEASKALNLSEKPYECDECGMGFTQSGALGSHLRIHLGQKPYKCDECGKCFTRKTTLKRHLMIHSGEKPYKCDVCGKCFIQNADLKIHLRIHSGQKPYKCDECGKCFTRKTTLKRHLMIHSGEKPYKCDVCGKCFIQNADLKIHLRIHSGQKPYKCDECGKCFNQSGEVKIHLMTHSGQKPYKCNVCDKCFTHLGALKTHLRIHTGQKPYECDVCGKCFTRKTHLKAHLMIHSGEKPYKCDECGKCFNQSANLKTHLRIHTGQKPCKCDACGKSFNQSGALKRHLRIHSGRKPYKCDECGKCFIQNADLNIHLRIHSGQKPYKCDECGKCFIQSGEVKIHLMTHSGQKPYKCNVCDKGFTRHADLNRHLRIHSGQKPFKCDECGKCFTRKTTLKTHLMIHSG